Genomic segment of Neofelis nebulosa isolate mNeoNeb1 chromosome 17, mNeoNeb1.pri, whole genome shotgun sequence:
gaaagaaagtatatttcatttatctttatagtGGTAGAACCAGGAACAaattggtgctcagtaaatgtttgagcTGAATGGAGTCTcacaaattaaagttttttttctggaGATATATTAGCTAGTTCTTCAGGTGCCTTGCCTTTCCCTGTTGTTTATGATGCCTACTTTGTTGACTCTTTCCTCTTTTGTATGTGATCAGGGTTATTTCTGGGCTGTTGATCTGCAATTCTATTTTTACACCAGAGATGTGGTCTCAGGTACTGCCAATCAGAGGTGCAGGCTGATACTGAGAGTGGCTTGTCTACCTTCATTGGACATCTGACTTGTTTAGACTTTCATCTGGCACAGAGCTGCTTTGTCCTTGTAGAAAGTTTTCAACACTTTTCTGTAGGGATAATCTACAGATCACCTTAGAGAAAGTGGGCCCCCCGGACCTATTATTTAGGTCTATGTTGGGTATCTTGGTCAGCTTTCTGTGGCTGATCTTATGGGGATTAGGACTCAGGACCACCAAGAACTTCAGGTCTAGGCACCTGTGTTTTCTTGGGCACATTTGCCTCCTTGGTATCAGGGAGGCCAGAACCAAGTTCCTGGCCTAGTACaaagctttccttctgtctccCACCACCTTGTCCCATCATTTTTCCACACCTTGCCCACCCACCTACACAACAGCCACAGGTGTTCAGGCCCTAAGGTGGTGGTTTCTCTGTTTGGGTCTGTATGCTGCACTTACCATCTCCTTTGCCCTGTGATGTATTGTGGTGGGTGGTAGGAGCTAAATCCATGGAGATGGGGAATGGGAGCCTGTAAGATTAGGCTACCTGCCTTTTGGGTCAAGCATGATGTTGATGGCAGAGCCAGGCCTGATACTTCCCTTTTCCAACCAAATCCAAGACCTGCATTCTGAGGTTGATGACattgaggaggagaagaaaatattGCCTTGACAGGGACCCTGGGTTTAATCTTTGGAATGAGTCTTGTTTGGGGTCCTCTGTTGGACTTGGTTACTCTGATTTGTGCTTTATAAAGTTTGTtactttttatatactttatatacttcTTATCACACATGAGAATAGTAAGGGAGTGTGGCTTAGGATACAGGGAAGTATTAGGACACACCATGTTCAGTGTCATCCCTGGATCACCAGCTCaatatccccacccccacccccgacaggCTGGTTTACAACAGAACATCCCGGGCCACCCAGTTTCCAGATGGTGTAGATGTGCGTGTTCCTGGCTTTGGGAAGACTTTCTCACTGGAGTTCCTGGACCCCAGCAGAAGCAGTGTGGGTATGTAGCCCTTCCTCATGCCCTCCAGGGAATGGGGCTGGAAGTTCTGTATTCCTAGAGTGGGAGGAATGCTATTAGTTTGAAATGAGCCTGTAAACTGTCTCTAATCAGTGTAGGCACAGAGCCTTATAGCACTCCTTCAGGGATCTTCCTACAGTAGATGTCACTGTCTCCTTGTTGGGTATGGTGTGGGTGGCTGGCACTGGCTATCCTTTCTACAATTCTCATACATTTCTGTCTACAGGTTCCTATTTCCATACCATGGTAGAGAGTCTTGTGGGCTGGGGCTACACACGGGGTGAGGATGTCCGGGGGGCCCCCTACGACTGGCGCCGAGCCCCAAGTAAGTGGTCactcttgcttcctctctgaGGTCTTAGGAGGTGGGGACGAGGAGGTCACAGCCCCCAGGGGCCCTGGGctctcccctgtcccccaggGCCTCTGGTGTCTAGCCTAGCAGTCACAGCTACCACCACTGGTCAATCTGTCCTGCCCTTCTCCATCCCTCACCCTAGGATTTCTGGGCCTCTGAGCCCTGGGGAGAGATAATGAGGCTGAGGAGGGGGAAAGGACCTCCtacatttcctcctttcctggaaaaggagggaaaaccaGACCACTCCCAGTTGGATTTTAGCATTTTCCCCACCCGCCTAGTCCTGGATCTGGCCTGAAAAACATTCAATGGTTCAGGCCCCAGGACCCTTCCTTCCTGACCACCGCCTGGCTCTGGCCTACAGATGAAAACGGGCCCTACTTCCTGGCTCTCCGGGAGATGATCGAGGAGATGCATCAGCTGTATGGGGGCCCTGTGGTGCTGGTTGCCCACAGCATGGGCAACATGTACACACTCTACTTTCTGCAGCGGCAGCCACAGGCCTGGAAGAACAAGTATATCCGTGCCTTTGTGGCACTGGGTGCGCCCTGGGGGGGCGTGGCCAAGACTTTGCGTGTCCTGGCCTCAGGTAAGACCCTGCCTGACCCAGTTTGGGGGGCTGATGTCAGGGATGGtgccctctctttccttctacagTGTCCTCCTGGGCCACCCTCATGTCTCTTCTCCAGAGTGGGATGCTTTTTTAAACATCTCCTTTTCCAAAAGAGGATCTATCATTAATTAATTTCATCTCTTTAGTTGATGGCTCTTGTTATCTGTGTAAGTTTTTTTGCTGCATGTTCACAGAGTGGCACAACTATTGGTCACTCAGGTATTTGCTtgtgcacatgtgtacacacGTACACTATGCTCTGGCCTGGCTGGCCTAACTTGGTTTGACCCAAAGTTCTTTGAGGGagccttctccctttctcttaccCTCATCTTTCCTTCTTCATGCCCACCTTTGCCCCAGGGAAGGAAGGTTGGACTCCAGTTTCCTGTTTATGAGTCATACGTCCATCTGTGGCAGCGGGGAGCCTTTGTGGGTAACACAGGGAGGAAGCAGGTGCAGATTTATTCGGGCCTGCTTGCCTGGCAGTTGGCAAAGTCACCTCCTTCCCTGTTTCTCCCCAATCCACCTGCCTTTTCAGGGCTATCAGAGCCTGCCAGCTATAGCCATGGGGCTTTCCTCCCTCTGCTAGGACTGGGAATGAACCCGTGGCCCCTCATTTTAGGAGCCACGAGCCACTATGCCAAGCGTCTGAGGAACTTTCTTCCTCATGTCATCAACACTGCCTGACCTACTTGCTCGACAACTGATGGTTGCAATCAGGTCGGACACAGTGCGTCTCCCGATAGTGACCTTGGATTGGCTGGACAACGAGTCCGGATATAACAAGGACTCATGACAGCCATCTACTCTGTCCAACCTGGACCTAAAAGGACAGATGTGGGCACGCGtgaatttgagacaggaaaccgtgGTGAGGTTCAGGTCTCAGCCTTTCAGAGCTTCCCTGTGAGTCTCCTTAGATTTCTGCCTCAGATTCTGAGAAACTGTTCTGTCAGGTCCCGGCAGTCTGGATTAGGGGcagggtagggggtggggtggtagTCATGGACCCCTACCTAGGGGCTTTCCTTTCCTCAGGGGTCCTACAGCCAGACCTCACAAGGCAGAGCTGAAAGCCTGTTCGTCAGTCAGAAGGTGGGTTGATGGATGGCCAGGGTCCTGAATAGGTCAGAGGGCCCCTGTTTCCAAGTTCTGGCTCACTCCTCAGAGGCCTCCCTGGCTCTGTGTTGTTGGCATTCCTGTGTGTGAAGGACCCTCGCTCTGCCTGCAGCCTCCCCTCCTGCTGTGTCTCCCAAAGACCTGGCTGCCCAGGTCAGTGACATGTAGGAGAGTGGGGTACGACCAGGGCTGGCTGGCTGCAGGTCTGAgcctaggaaaagaaaaatgtttttgtaactcagtgtaagaaaagagaaacatgaaTGTGtccctgggctgacagcctgcTGATTCACCTTCCACAAGGTCAGTGCCCACAAGCCTAGTAACAAATGCTCAGAGGAGGGTACTGTTTACACAATGAATCACCTTGTGGGTATGTGCTGCCTAAACCTCTGGTGAGGaaatgcagaaggaaagaaacaagtcATGGCGGTGTGCTTCCCAGATAGAGCAAAAATAAAGGGAACCGTGGGGGAGTTATAATGAGGACGACAGTGTAGAGGTGCCGGAGTGCTGACTGGGCCCCTGACTGGGGCCCAGCGGGGGGCCTGGTGGGGACCGTGCTGCCCTGCCAGCTTGTCCTGAGCACAGACTGAGAAAGCCGTCTCCCTGCAGGAGACAACAATCGGATCCCAGTCATTGGGCCCCTGAAGATTCGGGAGCAGCAGCGGTCTGCCGTCTCCACCAGCTGGCTGCTGCCCTACAACTATACCTGGTCCCCTGAGAAGATCTTTGTGCGTACACCCACAGCCAACTACACGCTGCGGGACTACCGCCAGTTCTTCCAGGACATTGGCTTCAAAGATGGATGGCTCATGCGGCAGGACACGGAGGGGCTGGTCGAAGCCACAGTGCCCCCTGGCGTGCCGCTGCACTGCCTCTATGGCACTGGTGTCCCCACACCAGACTCCTTCTACTATGAGAGCTTCCCAGACCGTGATCCCAAAATCTGCTTTGGTGATGGCGATGGCACTGTGAACTTGCAGAGCGCCCTGCAGTGCCAGGCCTGGCGCAGCCGCCAGGAGCACCAAGTGTCACTGCAGGCGCTCCCGGGCAGCGAGCACATCGAGATGCTGGCCAACGCCACTACCCTGGCCTATCTGAAACGTGTGCTTCTTGGGCCCTGATTCCTGTGCCAGGCAGGGCTGTGGGATGGCGTGGCCACACCTGCTTCTCTTGGCTACCGTGGCCCGTGAGGTTAGCAGTTTGTGACTGACTGACTAATGTCCTCAGTCTGGGGTTGTGAAATATCTGCCATTGGGAAGTGCTGTTTCTTATCCTTTTCTCTGTGGAtgtgaggaaagaagaaatagtCTGGACTCACTTGAGGGATCCTTGCTGAAAagaatgctgctgctgctgctgctgctgctgctgctgatgatgatgatggaatTGCTGTGACCTCAGGACTGGCTCCGCAGGTGGACTGGCTGGCACCTGGCCTCAATCCTGGACTGAGGGGTCATTTGTTTCTCCTACCCCTGTGGCCTTTTCACATTTACCCACTGGGCCCTGGCCCCTTAGTCTTCTTGTGGGGGATATTACTGAGGTGTGGTTCCTGTCCCTAAAGGTCCCAGGGATGGTCTGGTCCCTAGGGGATCCTTCCCACACACTGGCCACAGGTAGGCTTGATAGTGGCTGTGGGTGGCTGGAGCTGCTGGCTTCCCTGTGGCCTAGTTGCTCAGCAGCTTGACTGTCACTTTCTGGAGGCAGCCTGGTTCCTCCTGCAGGCAGGGGCGAGTTGTGTTCTCCATGGTTCCCAGGTCCTGGGACATTCACTCCTACCTCCCTCACCTCCAAGAACAGCCTAGCTCAGGATTGGGCAGCATATGGCCCTCTAGTTCTTGGGGGCTGCATTCCAGGAGCCTTGACTCCTGTGGTTGGGCTGTTACCCACAGTATTGATGCTGGCTCCCTTCCCTCTGGGAATGTGGTTCAAGGATGAGAGCAGGGCCAGTGCCATGGCCTTTTAGGTATTCATGAAGAAAGAGAACTCAAGGAAGCAGCTAAGGCAGCTCGGGGTATCCCTGCTAAATCCACCACCACGTTGCCACCCAGCCCTAGGGTTTTTCTAGCACCCGTGTGGGCTGGTGCAGAGCTGAGAGGAGGTAGAACTCTTTCCCATTTTGCCCAGCACCTACTCCCACCAGGCAGCTCAGTGGTGCTTAGTCTGCAGAGACTAACCCAGAAGCTTGAGTCGCCCCTGAGAGAGCCAGGTACCTTGGGGCTCCCCTggtaatttccttcctttccagagGTGCTGCATGGATCTCCCTATAATAGCAGGGATGGAGAATCTGGATCTGCCTTGGTGGCAGTGATCTCCAAGTGGTCAATGGCTCTAGGCCAAGACTTGAGTCTAACCTCTAGGATGGGACCCCAGAGCCACAGTCAGGCTGGACTGTGCTGCTCTCCCACAAGATTTCTGTGAAGCtggatttttttgtgtggtaAACATACCCAgcatctctctccttttattcctgAGTGGTGTGCTCCGTACTGGGGCTCTGAGCAGGCTGTACCTTGATTCTGGCAATAAAAATACTCTGGATGCTGTAAAGTACCCTGGCTTAGAGTCTCTTCTGAGCATGAAAAGAGGGAGGTAATGGAGGGGTGAAGACGCTAGAGAGGTAGGTAATCAGGGGCTAGACCTTTCCTGGGGCCTTGATGGGTTCTCTCAGCACCAAAGCATTGCTCCTGTGCACCTATTTGGGCTTGatcctcctgccccctctcctggaATCTATTTCCCCTCCTGGACCTAAGAACCAGGACCTGAAACATTCCCATTGGAAAGGGAgggctcctgccctctctctacTCCTGCTTGGTGTATAAACCCCACATGCTGCCCCACAGCTGGGGGCTGAGGACAATCCCGCAGGTCACCCTGGCTGGACTCTCGCTCCCAGCCTTTTTGTCCTCTCTCATCTTTCAGGTCTCAGTGTCTTTTGACCCTAGAGTTCTTTTTAGGACGCCAtccttcttctttgtttcttcagtttgcccactgtctgtccctctctggggACAGAGACTGACAGAAGAGGAGAGACTAGGCTGAGACTAGGTGTGGACAGAGACAAGGAACAACACTGGGAACCAAGTGGAGATGgataaagacagagaaacagagccggAGACAGGGAAACATGCATAGGGATGGCATCCAAGCCCTAATTCTATGgtgcagagcccagagtgggggtTGGCGGCAGTGGGGTGGTGAGAGCCCCAGTTCCTGCCCTGGGCCAGCCTGGGCTTCAGGCTTCAATACACCCTGGGCCACTAGAGGGCACTCTGAACCCTCTCACAGCACTATTTATTGgcaaaacctggaagaaatgtggCCCAAAGAGGGGGAGGATGCCAAGGGATACACAGGTCCAGCTGTAATTGCTGGCCTTGGTGAAAGGATGACAACACAAAAGGTCCTTACCTCCAGGTCGTACCCAGCCTgactcccagctctgccctgacagccaCCGTCCCCTGCTCCCCTTGTGGTGGCCTTACAGCTGCCTACTCACCCCTGACCTGTTTCAGCCCCACTGCCATGTTCGATTTCACAGCTGCTGAGAGAGGGCATGGAGTCATAGCAGGCTATAGTTCACGCTACTGGGGTCCAAATCTGAGTTCTACCAGCTCCAGGCTACTACATACGGAGTCTTccaacttttctgagcctcagcttgcTTATCTGCAGAATGCGGCTGAATAAATGTATCCTGCAGGGTGGTCCTGAGGAACACTGATGGTGCTGGAGAACATCTAATTCGGTGTTTGGTGCATAATGGGCTTTCAGATGGTGGATTGTTATAACTGGGTTCTATCCAGAGATCTGGATGCTGGCAGGTCATGTACGTGGCTGTTGCAAGGGTAAGTGGACTGGCTGCCACCGAGTGACACATATGAGCAGAGTTCTTACTTTGCCTGgccagagaagcagaaggaatgGATCCAGGGGACAAAGGGTCAGATTCTAAAGACTCCAAATATGCACATACTCTCATTCACACTAAAGGACGGTATTCCAAgcagagagcacaaggagggcaGTAGCAATGAGGGTTCTTCAAGGATCACTGTCTCAGGTCTATAGGAGAATGGAAGTGTTTTTAGGCAGAGGAGATACAGTCATTCCCATGTGTATTTTAGGAGCAATCCCTACCCTATGGGGATGGGTTAGAGGGAGCAGAGTAGGGATTGGGAGGCTACTATAACTGGGGAGAAGAAAACCATGAGAAAACCTGCAGGTCTTTGGGGGACAGGAGGAGGAAGCTTCCAGGGTGCTGCCCATCTCTGGCTGCATCATTGGGTGATGCAGAGCAGGAGATTGGGTATGGTCAGTCTCAAACTATAGGATGTGCAGGTGTAAACACGTGTCTGTGGGAAATGACTCCATGGCCCAGGAGAGAGCTATGGCTTGAGGTTGTGGACAGGAAGCTAAGGGGGAGGGCTCAGCTGTCCAAGAGGTCAGAGAGACCCTAGAAAAGCCCCAGAGCTATCAGAAGGAAAGGACCCCTAGAAGGAGATGGTGAAGCAGCAGCCGAGGTAGAGGAAGAGGATAGGAGGGTGCAGCTCCCCCAAGAGAGTGTCGGTAGGGTCAGACAAGATAAGGATCAAAAAAATGTCCCCCAGCCTGAGCCCTAGGGAGGCGGGGGGTTGGTTACAGAAGCCAGTTAGTGTCCATGTGTCTGCTGAGGCTTCGATGGACGGGAGCTGGGCTGAGCTAGGAGTTTGGGAGAAAACGTTTTGGGTCTGTGTGTCTTCCTAGGGTGCGTAGCGGAGGGGTTGGCTGAGAACAGGGTACGGAGGCTATCTAGCGCAACTTGTGTAAGCTGTATGGCCAACAGCCATAAAGGAACGGGCTGCGGGGGCCATTTAGAGCGAGGGTGGTTGGGCCCAGGTCACGGCCCGCCTGGGGCCAGGGAGCCAAGTGCACGCAGACGTCGGGACGGCACACTGAGCAGAGCCTTCTGATCCCTGAGGCCGCCGCGACGCCCCCTAGGCCCAGAGGCGCCGCCGCCTGCGGACTCAGCACGGAACTAGGCGTCCTGTCCCGACGCGGCGCGCGCTGTCGCGATCCGGCGGCGCGTGacgtggcgggggcggggcctcagcGGCCCGGGCGGCCGTGGCGGTCGAGCTGCTGAGCATCCTGTTGGCGCTTGGCTACCGCGAGGTAACGGGCCGCGGGCGGGCGCGCGGGGGaagcggggccggggcggggggccgcGTCCTGGAGGCCGAACTCTCCGCGCCGCCGCAGTCGCCGCGTGCGGAATTCGGGCCCGCCAAACCCGGCGCGGGGTGGGCGGGCGGGCGGCACGTGAGAGACGCCGCGGTGAGAGCGTGCTAGAGGGTGACGCTGTGCGTGTAAGAGGGACCGCGAGCGTGAGGGTGGCTCCAGGAGTGTGGGGAACCCTGAGTGTAAGACTGAGCGTGTCAGATtgtgtctgtgtgagtgtgtgtgtgtgagcgacCCCCCCTGAGTCTGAGGGTGACTGTGAGTGTGCAAGAAAGACCCTGAGTGAGAAGATGACGCCGAGAGTGTGTGAGATGATGTTGACAGTACGGGAGAGACTTTGGTGTGAAGGAGACTCGGTGTGCGTGAggcacaccgccccccccccccccccagactagcgggaggctgtgtgtgtgaaACCCAGAGCCTGGGGGTGATTCTCTGAGCGTGTGAGGGTGGTTCCAGGAGTGTGCgagagactgagagggagacTGGCGACAGAGGCCCCGAGTGTGATGCTGTGTAAGAGACTGAGAGGTGCTCCAGGGTGAGCGTGACGGGAAGAAAGCGAGCCTGTGCTGTGAAAAAGTCTGCAAGCGAGAAAGACGGCGTGCAAGACTCTGAGGATGTCCGGCAGGATCAGAGCTTGGGATGCTGCGAGATTGTCTAGGGCGGGGGCTTGCAGGGCTAGGGAACCGCGTGCTGCTGCCATGAAGGCTCCTCCTCCTGTCTCATGTCCTGTCATCTTGTTTGATCATCTCACGTTGTAAATGGAAAGAGATATTTGTAAAACATTCTGAGAATTCTTCACTAAGCGCTAGGCAAACAGCGTGGGTACCACGTTGTGTAATGGTCGGTATAAATAGGAATCAATATTTAACAGACTTGAGCACCTCTTGTGTGCACTGGGCTGTGGGCTTGGTGACACGGTTCAAAAGAATTCAGTCTCTGCCcttgatgggggaaaaaaagcactgcCAGCGAATCTAGCATCGTGTTAGCAGAATGCTCAGCCATCTGGTGCTTCTCTGAGAGCTGCTCCCTGATTTGAAGATCTGGGGGCAGCAGACTTTTGAAAGTCTGAGTGCTTCCTGAGCTCATTTTCGTCTCTCTTCGCTTGCTGTGAAGCCCTTAGGAGGAAGCTGCCCAGGCTGCCTACTTTGCTAAGGTGCCGTTGTGCGCTCACGGCTTTTGCTTCCCAACTTTGGTCTCAGACTGTCATTTGAGTTCTTATATTTGATTTCCCTCTCCTGACAAGTATGTGGAAAACCACAAACCCAGTTTTTCcctgtctttcttcttctctctctggctgCGGACATATTTTTATTGCAGACCAGAAGTAAATACCAGTTATGTGACTTATCTCCTTGGCACTTCTTGGTACAGGAAATTTCCTGACCTCTGTCTTGTGCGCTTCCTGCTGTAGCCTCCAGGATGTGGATACGTTTCTACAAAAGTGACGCAAACAGTGCTCACAGGACCTGGGACTCCGGGAGCAGCAGCAGTCTAGATATGCATGATTTGAGATGACCGAGCTACTTCTCTGACACATGTGTGGGCTGGTGGCTTCAGTTACACTCCACTGTGAGTGTGATGGAACTTCTCAGTTGAGAATGCTGTCCCTGCCAGgcatataaaacataaattttacaaAGGGAGATATCCAGCTGCTTATTAGGCTCGTTTTTTGATAAGCTGCCTCTTACTCTTTGTTGCAGAGGTTAAGTGGCCAAGACAGACAGGTGGAATTAGGCCTTGATGTGGaggcttcattttcttctcacatCCTGACCCTTCATAATGAGGCAGCTTATGGAAGTGTGATGTTTGTTCATTTCCTCACAGGTGAATGTTGTTGCTCTGTCCTCTGTTAACTTTCTTGGATCTTTGTGATTTGTAaagaatttcagttatttttgcaCACTATGAACAGGATACTAGTGATGAGAATGGCTCATATATAACTAAAAATTATGtaacactgtattatataaattgtatatatattatatctttttCTAAAGAGTAATTGTGGTGGTTTATAATGAAAGCTACTTGCAATGaggttgttaaaaagaaattgaaaaccaaAGTCATGGACAAGAATAGATACCATGTACTGTTGAAAGTAAGGTTATCTGTTCAC
This window contains:
- the PLA2G15 gene encoding phospholipase A2 group XV isoform X6, which gives rise to MGLRLCPYSAALLLGGLLFLLLLVDPTLPVGRPPPVVLVPGDLGNQLEAKLDKPTVVHYLCSKRTDNYFTLWLNLELLLPVIIDCWIDNIRLVYNRTSRATQFPDGVDVRVPGFGKTFSLEFLDPSRSSVGSYFHTMVESLVGWGYTRGEDVRGAPYDWRRAPTAATGLEEQVYPCLCGTGCALGGRGQDFACPGLRRQQSDPSHWAPEDSGAAAVCRLHQLAAALQLYLVP
- the PLA2G15 gene encoding phospholipase A2 group XV isoform X4, coding for MPGDLGNQLEAKLDKPTVVHYLCSKRTDNYFTLWLNLELLLPVIIDCWIDNIRLVYNRTSRATQFPDGVDVRVPGFGKTFSLEFLDPSRSSVGSYFHTMVESLVGWGYTRGEDVRGAPYDWRRAPNENGPYFLALREMIEEMHQLYGGPVVLVAHSMGNMYTLYFLQRQPQAWKNKYIRAFVALGAPWGGVAKTLRVLASGDNNRIPVIGPLKIREQQRSAVSTSWLLPYNYTWSPEKIFVRTPTANYTLRDYRQFFQDIGFKDGWLMRQDTEGLVEATVPPGVPLHCLYGTGVPTPDSFYYESFPDRDPKICFGDGDGTVNLQSALQCQAWRSRQEHQVSLQALPGSEHIEMLANATTLAYLKRVLLGP
- the PLA2G15 gene encoding phospholipase A2 group XV isoform X2; the protein is MICPLEDYWALKRLAVPGDLGNQLEAKLDKPTVVHYLCSKRTDNYFTLWLNLELLLPVIIDCWIDNIRLVYNRTSRATQFPDGVDVRVPGFGKTFSLEFLDPSRSSVGSYFHTMVESLVGWGYTRGEDVRGAPYDWRRAPNENGPYFLALREMIEEMHQLYGGPVVLVAHSMGNMYTLYFLQRQPQAWKNKYIRAFVALGAPWGGVAKTLRVLASGDNNRIPVIGPLKIREQQRSAVSTSWLLPYNYTWSPEKIFVRTPTANYTLRDYRQFFQDIGFKDGWLMRQDTEGLVEATVPPGVPLHCLYGTGVPTPDSFYYESFPDRDPKICFGDGDGTVNLQSALQCQAWRSRQEHQVSLQALPGSEHIEMLANATTLAYLKRVLLGP
- the PLA2G15 gene encoding phospholipase A2 group XV isoform X5 → MGLRLCPYSAALLLGGLLFLLLLVDPTLPVGRPPPVVLVPGDLGNQLEAKLDKPTVVHYLCSKRTDNYFTLWLNLELLLPVIIDCWIDNIRLVYNRTSRATQFPDGVDVRVPGFGKTFSLEFLDPSRSSVGSYFHTMVESLVGWGYTRGEDVRGAPYDWRRAPRDNNRIPVIGPLKIREQQRSAVSTSWLLPYNYTWSPEKIFVRTPTANYTLRDYRQFFQDIGFKDGWLMRQDTEGLVEATVPPGVPLHCLYGTGVPTPDSFYYESFPDRDPKICFGDGDGTVNLQSALQCQAWRSRQEHQVSLQALPGSEHIEMLANATTLAYLKRVLLGP
- the PLA2G15 gene encoding phospholipase A2 group XV isoform X1, which translates into the protein MGLRLCPYSAALLLGGLLFLLLLVDPTLPVGRPPPVVLVPGDLGNQLEAKLDKPTVVHYLCSKRTDNYFTLWLNLELLLPVIIDCWIDNIRLVYNRTSRATQFPDGVDVRVPGFGKTFSLEFLDPSRSSVGSYFHTMVESLVGWGYTRGEDVRGAPYDWRRAPNENGPYFLALREMIEEMHQLYGGPVVLVAHSMGNMYTLYFLQRQPQAWKNKYIRAFVALGAPWGGVAKTLRVLASGDNNRIPVIGPLKIREQQRSAVSTSWLLPYNYTWSPEKIFVRTPTANYTLRDYRQFFQDIGFKDGWLMRQDTEGLVEATVPPGVPLHCLYGTGVPTPDSFYYESFPDRDPKICFGDGDGTVNLQSALQCQAWRSRQEHQVSLQALPGSEHIEMLANATTLAYLKRVLLGP